The following proteins come from a genomic window of Leptospira andrefontaineae:
- the folK gene encoding 2-amino-4-hydroxy-6-hydroxymethyldihydropteridine diphosphokinase, with product MDKNNHIAFLCLGTNLGDRELYLLDAIQKIGAHPEIQILKKGTALNTEALEVTDQPDFLNQLLQISTHLSPKELLDFLLGIENEMGRVRTRDKGPRVIDIDILSVDDMKIHEKGLHLPHHSLFTRPFILELLNELGEGSLVQAFGNPSEG from the coding sequence ATGGATAAAAATAATCATATCGCATTTCTTTGTTTAGGAACGAATCTAGGAGATCGTGAATTGTATCTTTTGGACGCGATCCAAAAGATCGGTGCTCATCCTGAAATACAGATCCTAAAAAAAGGAACTGCTTTGAATACGGAAGCTTTGGAAGTTACCGATCAACCTGACTTCTTAAATCAACTTCTTCAGATATCCACCCATCTTTCTCCTAAAGAACTTTTGGATTTTTTACTCGGCATTGAAAATGAGATGGGAAGGGTCCGCACAAGAGACAAGGGTCCTCGAGTTATAGATATAGATATTTTATCCGTCGATGATATGAAGATCCATGAGAAGGGTTTGCATCTTCCCCATCATAGTCTGTTCACCCGTCCTTTTATATTAGAACTTTTAAATGAACTCGGAGAAGGTTCCCTGGTCCAAGCATTCGGGAAT